A genome region from Salvelinus alpinus chromosome 26, SLU_Salpinus.1, whole genome shotgun sequence includes the following:
- the LOC139555035 gene encoding serine/threonine-protein phosphatase 6 regulatory ankyrin repeat subunit A-like: MCVLTMRSERASRVCIVVLEDEEEEHSSPPRPSPPHPSPLLHPKPSPDRKSHHAVCRRAQEDKPSLLKAIFSVDPNEVRSLIFKKEDVNVQDSEKRTPLHAAAYLGDADIIELLILSGARVNAKDNKWLTPLHRAVASCSEDAVCMLIKHSADVNARDKNWQTPLHVAANNKAIRVAEALVPLLSNVNVSDRGGRTALHHAAFSGHLEMVKLLLSRGANIDAFDKKDRRAIHWAAYMGHMEVVRLLVSSGAEIDCKDKNSYTPLHAAASSGMTTTVQYLLGLGVQINQGNIYGNSALHMASYNGQDVVVNELIEAGASINQVNERGLSALHFSACSRQGALCLELLLGNGANVNIRSKDGKTPLHMAAVHGRFSRSQAVIQNGAEVDCEDKNGNSPLHIAARYGHQLLINTLLTHGANTAKRGVHGMFPLHLAALSGFSDCCRKLLSSDFHIDTPDHFGRTCLHAAAAGGNLECLNLLLNTGADFNRKDRFGRTPLHYACCNSKSQCVFALVGSGAGVNELDERGCSPLHYAAAGTEGKCVEYLLRSDANPGIRDRQGYNPVHYASAYGHTLCLELISRETPLDVLMETSGTDILSDSDNHALISPLHLAAYHGHCGVLEVLAAGLLEVDIRTPEGRTPLSLACSRGHQECVSLLLHHGAHTHTKDYTLKRTALHAAAMNGHSDCLRLLINNTDTHNSVDVQDANGQTPLMLAVLSGHTESVYSLLSRGADVEAKDHWGRTALHRGAVSGHEECVEALLQRGASLCVCDRAGRSPLHLAAACGHTGVLGALLQAANALHTHTLLTDNHGYTPLHWACYNGYDGCVELLLEQEVFKKTQGNHFSPLHCAVMNDNEGVAEMLINSLGSAIVNTTDTKGRSPLHAAAFSDHVECVSLLLSHGAQANTSDTHTRTTPLMMAAHNGQTNAVEVLVSSAKADLTLQDTNKNTALHLACSKGHETSALLILEKISDRNFINCTNTSLQTPLHVAARNGLTVVVQELLGKGASVLAVDENGYTPALSCAPNRDVADCLALILNSMLPTSPLVSIATLPASPRVTMATLQSVNHYSNHQSKGVAFESPPPLRTDHTSYCRQDRLLCVSPDDDNEFNDSDSETY; the protein is encoded by the exons CCCTCTCTGCTGAAAGCCATCTTCAGTGTGGACCCTAATGAAGTCCGCTCCCTCATATTCAAGAAGGAGGATGTCAACGTACAG GACAGTGAGAAAAGGACCCCGCTCCACGCTGCAGCCTATCTAGGAGACGCTGACATCATCGAACTCCTCATCCTCTCAG GAGCCAGAGTAAATGCTAAAGACAATAAGTGGTTAACTCCTCTTCACCGAGCTGTTGCCTCCTGCAGCGAG GATGCAGTGTGTATGTTGATAAAACACAGTGCTGATGTGAACGCGCGGGATAAGAACTGGCAGACTCCTCTCCATGTTGCTGCCAACAACAAGGCTATCCGCGTTGCCGAGGCCCTCGTCCCATTGCTTAGCAACGTCAATGTGTCGGACCGGGGTGGACGCACAGCCCTGCACCATGCTGCCTTCAGCGGACACCTGGAG atggtgAAGCTGCTTCTCTCCAGGGGAGCTAACATCGACGCCTTTGATAAGAAAGACAGGCGAGCCATCCACTGGGCTGCCTACATGG gCCATATGGAGGTGGTGAGGTTGTTGGTGTCTAGTGGAGCAGAGATAGACTGTAAAGATAAGAACTCTTATACTCCTCTACATGCCGCTGCCTCTAGTGGGATGACTACCACTGTCCAATACCTGCTGGGGCTGGgggtacag atAAACCAGGGTAATATTTATGGTAACTCTGCTCTCCATATGGCCAGTTATAATGGCCAGGATGTGGTGGTCAACGAACTCATAGAGGCTGGAGCCTCCATCAACCAG GTGAATGAGAGGGGTCTGTCTGCGCTGCACTTCTCAGCCTGTTCCCGCCAGGGGGCGCTGTGCCTGGAACTACTGCTTGGGAACGGAGCTAACGTCAACAtcagg AGTAAGGATGGGAAGACCCCTCTCCACATGGCAGCGGTCCATGGAAGGTTCTCTCGTTCTCAGGCTGTCATTCAAAACG gtgCGGAGGTGGACTGTGAGGATAAGAATGGGAACTCTCCTCTTCACATCGCTGCTCGCTACGGACACCAGTTACTGATCAACACTCTGCTCACACACGGAGCCAACACCGCCAA GCGTGGCGTCCATGGCATGTTCCCCCTCCATCTGGCAGCTCTCAGTGGCTTCTCTGACTGCTGCAGGAAACTGCTCTCCTCAGACTTCCACATAGACACTCCTGACCACTTTGGAAGGACATGTCTTCATGCTGCAGCTGCAGGAGG gAACCTGGAGTGTTTGAATCTGTTGTTGAATACAGGAGCAGATTTCAACAGAAAGGACAGGTTTGGAAG GACTCCTCTTCACTATGCCTGTTGTAACAGTAAATCTCAGTGTGTGTTTGCCCTGGTGGGGTCTGGTGCTGGAGTCAACGAGCTGGATGAGAGGGGCTGTTCTCCTCTACACTACGCTGCTGCTGGCACAGAGGGAaa gtgtgtaGAGTACCTGTTGAGGAGCGATGCCAACCCAGGGATCAGAGACCGACAGGGCTACAACCCAGTCCACTATGCATCGGCATACGGACACACACTCTGCCTTGAACTG ATATCCAGGGAGACTCCTCTAGATGTG CTGATGGAGACATCAGGTACAGACATCCTGAGTGACTCTGATAACCACGCCCTCATCAGCCCCCTTCACCTtgcg GCGTACCATGGTCACTGTGGCGTGTTGGAGGTGTTGGCTGCCGGTCTGTTGGAGGTGGACATTCGGACTCCTGAGGGCCGGACCCCGCTCTCCCTAGCCTGCTCCAGGGGCCACCAGGAGTGTGTGTCACTGTTACTGCACCAcggagctcacacacacaccaaggattATACACTGAAGAGGACAGCCTTACATGCTGCAG CGATGAACGGCCACTCTGACTGTCTCCGTCTCCTCAtcaacaacacagacacacacaactctgTAGACGTACAAGACGCCAACGGACa gacccCTCTGATGCTGGCGGTACTGAGCGGACACACAGAGAGTGTGTATTCTCTACTGAGTAGAGGAGCTGACGTAGAGGCTAAAGACCACTGGGGCAGGACTGCACTACACCGCGGG GCGGTGTCGGGTCATGAGGAGTGTGTGGAGGCGTTGTTGCAGCGCGGGGcgagtttgtgtgtttgtgaccGGGCAGGGCGCTCTCCGCTACACCTGGCAGCAGCTTGCGGACACACCGGGGTGCTGGGAGCACTACTACAGGCTGCTAAtgccttgcacacacacacacttcttaccGACAACCACGGATACACACCGCTGCACTGGGCCTGCTACAATG GTTATGATGGGTGTGTAGAGTTGTTGTTGGAACAGGAAGTGTTCAAGAAGACACAGGGAAACCACTTCAGCCCTCTGCACTGTGCCGT TATGAATGACAACGAGGGAGTCGCTGAGATGTTGATCAACTCTCTGGGTTCTGCTATAGTCAACACTACAGACACCAAGGGCAG GTCTCCCCTCCATGCGGCAGCATTCTCGGACCACGTGGAGTGTGTGTCCTTGTTGTTGAGTCACGGAGCTCAGGCGAACacctccgacacacacacacggaccacGCCGCTGATGATGGCAGCGCACAACGGACAGACCAATGCTGTGG aGGTGTTGGTGAGCAGTGCTAAGGCAGACCTCACACTACAGGATACTAACAAGAACACAGCTCTTCACCTGGCCTGTAGCAAG GGCCATGAGACCAGTGCGTTGTTGATACTAGAGAAGATATCAGACAGAAACTTTATCAACTGCACCAACACTTCTCTACAGAC GCCCCTCCATGTAGCAGCTAGGAATGGTCTGACCGTAGTAGTTCAGGAGCTGCTGGGGAAAGGAGCCAGTGTTCTAGCGGTGGATGAGAACG gtTATACTCCAGCCCTGTCCTGTGCACCTAACAGAGATGTAGCCGACTGTCTCGCTCTCATTCTTAACTCCATGCTGCCCACCTCTCCCCTGGTCTCCATAGCAACACTTCCTGCTTCCCCTCGTGTCACGATGGCAACGCTTCAATCTGTCAATCACTACTCCAATCACCAATCAAAAGGAGTAGCATTTGAGTCCCCTCCCCCTCTAAGGACTGACCACACCTCCTACTGCAGGCAGGACCGCCTACTCTGCGTTTCCCCCGACGACGATAATGAGTTTAACGACTCTGATTCTGAGACCTACTGA